One genomic window of Acidimicrobiia bacterium includes the following:
- a CDS encoding molybdenum cofactor biosynthesis protein MoaE yields MNDETLRTRVGLSAEPLDPAAVYAEVADDRAGATVLFSGTVRNHSPGKNDIDRLEYEAYAEQVVGKIQRIVEEARREWDLLHIVAEHRTGVVGVRGVSVLVAVSSVHRGEAFDAARYIIDELKKRAPIWKKEHWPGGAEWVEGA; encoded by the coding sequence ATGAACGATGAAACGCTTCGAACCCGTGTTGGTCTTTCTGCCGAGCCACTCGACCCCGCGGCGGTGTACGCCGAGGTGGCTGATGACCGGGCCGGGGCGACCGTTCTGTTCTCCGGGACGGTTCGAAACCATTCACCCGGGAAGAACGACATCGATCGTCTTGAGTACGAAGCCTATGCCGAGCAGGTGGTCGGAAAGATACAGAGGATCGTCGAGGAGGCTCGCCGGGAGTGGGACCTCCTCCATATCGTCGCCGAACACCGAACCGGGGTAGTTGGCGTGCGGGGGGTGTCAGTGCTCGTGGCGGTTTCTTCGGTTCACCGAGGAGAAGCCTTTGACGCGGCGCGTTACATCATTGACGAGCTCAAGAAGCGAGCTCCCATCTGGAAGAAAGAGCACTGGCCGGGGGGAGCCGAATGGGTGGAAGGCGCCTGA
- a CDS encoding trypsin-like peptidase domain-containing protein yields MPDEPSDDLPMPDPFSGRSGDTPPPSPTNQAGERSEPDPTPPPGQGASTHRQPSSPRRWPKWAGWLSALLVLGIGTSVAFTQLRAPVPVANPVTTTTLPPPPETTIAAVPAPFAVTIEVTGDVSDEIGFGSGIAINDGTYILTNSHVVETAESINVIDDEQNRHMATVVGTDAVTNLAVLRIDGSPLVVMGEPSEEPLTIGSIVTTVLGFSDRATVIGTAQRLNINDTWRLYDLIELDHGFPTEMTGGPLLDLDQRVAGVLTIVAEVNGPGYAIPIATGLAIADELIASGQVPHGYLGLQGIDSLLGGVEVFALPAGSPLRAGGAREGDVIVGIDANEITSTAELVALLRTYREGDNVTVDILREFETIAIEVTLDRHPES; encoded by the coding sequence ATGCCAGATGAGCCGTCCGACGATCTTCCAATGCCCGATCCATTCTCGGGTCGGTCCGGTGACACCCCGCCCCCGTCGCCCACCAACCAAGCCGGAGAGAGGTCCGAGCCGGACCCAACGCCGCCGCCCGGCCAGGGAGCCAGCACCCATCGCCAGCCGAGTTCACCCCGTCGCTGGCCGAAGTGGGCAGGCTGGTTGAGCGCTCTCCTGGTACTCGGGATCGGCACATCAGTAGCGTTTACGCAACTGCGCGCGCCCGTCCCGGTGGCCAATCCGGTTACAACTACGACACTCCCGCCGCCTCCGGAAACCACCATCGCCGCCGTCCCGGCTCCATTCGCGGTAACCATCGAGGTCACTGGCGACGTGAGTGACGAGATCGGATTCGGTTCGGGAATCGCCATCAACGACGGAACGTACATTCTCACCAACTCTCATGTCGTCGAGACCGCCGAGTCGATCAATGTGATCGACGACGAACAGAACCGACACATGGCGACCGTGGTCGGCACCGATGCTGTTACGAATCTGGCGGTACTTCGGATTGACGGGTCGCCGCTCGTTGTGATGGGCGAACCCTCAGAGGAACCACTCACCATCGGCTCGATTGTCACTACCGTTCTGGGTTTTTCGGATCGAGCAACCGTGATCGGGACAGCTCAGAGGCTCAACATCAACGACACCTGGCGGCTATATGACCTCATTGAGCTCGATCATGGGTTCCCCACCGAGATGACCGGCGGACCTCTTCTCGACCTTGACCAACGGGTAGCCGGCGTCCTCACCATCGTGGCGGAGGTCAACGGACCCGGGTATGCCATCCCGATAGCGACCGGCCTCGCCATCGCTGACGAGCTGATCGCGAGTGGTCAGGTCCCCCACGGGTACCTGGGACTGCAAGGCATCGACTCCTTACTCGGTGGTGTCGAGGTTTTCGCGTTACCCGCCGGTTCACCGCTGCGAGCTGGCGGCGCCCGCGAAGGGGACGTCATCGTCGGCATCGACGCAAACGAAATTACGTCAACAGCCGAACTAGTAGCGCTGCTACGGACCTATCGTGAAGGTGACAACGTCACAGTTGACATTCTGCGAGAGTTCGAAACGATCGCAATCGAAGTGACCCTTGACCGCCATCCGGAATCGTGA
- a CDS encoding zinc-dependent metalloprotease, which translates to MADDIFSQLIELFNQPGPVNWKLAREVAVQLAGDREPIDPWLADEYIELGRLAQLQIQAATHLRAPDSLDVVPTDRHDWATQRLQAFSYLVEPLASQYDDLGGGSDPMSQLLKPLGPALLGMQIGSTIGFLAHRAIGQFDIGLPANPAGARYVIVDNVEDFASDYQLEPRQVRLWVALRNGIHDAAFAGPWLRQYVIDLVEEHLAGVTFDTSHLMETLQNLSDPNNIQQMMADADGLSGFLSPTSTSEAQAKARAAIGFVSGYADHVLGAAAGSLIPDRGAIETAHRVKQSEPGIPEQLLTRLIGIELTEELHQEGVEFCDEVGRRWGSEALESVWEEPANLPIGEELSDQVAWAARVLLPDF; encoded by the coding sequence ATGGCAGATGACATCTTTTCCCAACTTATCGAACTGTTCAACCAGCCGGGCCCGGTGAATTGGAAATTGGCCCGGGAGGTCGCCGTTCAATTAGCCGGTGACCGGGAGCCGATCGACCCCTGGTTGGCTGATGAGTACATCGAACTGGGCCGACTCGCCCAACTTCAGATCCAAGCCGCCACTCACCTCCGGGCGCCCGACTCACTCGATGTCGTTCCGACCGACCGCCACGACTGGGCAACTCAGCGACTGCAAGCGTTCTCATACCTCGTCGAGCCGCTCGCCAGCCAGTACGACGACCTCGGCGGCGGTTCGGATCCGATGAGTCAGTTGCTCAAACCACTCGGCCCTGCACTACTCGGCATGCAGATCGGGTCAACGATCGGATTCCTTGCACACCGGGCGATCGGCCAGTTCGATATCGGCCTACCGGCCAACCCGGCGGGGGCCCGTTATGTCATCGTCGACAACGTCGAAGATTTCGCCTCGGACTACCAACTGGAACCTCGGCAGGTCCGATTGTGGGTGGCCCTGCGAAACGGTATCCACGACGCGGCCTTCGCAGGGCCTTGGTTACGGCAATACGTCATCGACCTGGTTGAGGAGCACCTGGCCGGTGTCACCTTCGACACATCCCATCTCATGGAGACGCTGCAAAATCTGAGCGATCCGAACAACATCCAGCAGATGATGGCCGACGCAGATGGCCTCAGTGGCTTTCTCTCCCCAACCTCGACATCAGAAGCTCAGGCAAAGGCCCGGGCGGCGATCGGGTTCGTGAGCGGGTATGCCGACCATGTCTTGGGGGCTGCGGCGGGCAGCCTGATCCCTGACCGCGGCGCGATCGAGACCGCCCACCGCGTCAAACAATCTGAACCTGGAATCCCTGAACAGCTACTGACCAGACTCATCGGCATCGAACTCACCGAAGAACTCCACCAGGAAGGCGTCGAGTTCTGTGATGAGGTCGGCCGGCGGTGGGGATCCGAAGCTCTCGAAAGCGTCTGGGAAGAGCCAGCCAACCTCCCGATCGGCGAAGAACTAAGCGATCAGGTCGCCTGGGCCGCCCGGGTCTTGTTGCCAGACTTCTAG
- a CDS encoding redoxin domain-containing protein: MRSPGPPGSCCQTSRNIATFAGAPEINRIGPDTTAEIGNPAPDFELVDQTRSLVSLESLLGKKALIKFIPFPFTAVCEDEVCEVRDNLSSLTDLDTNIVVITCDPMPSNARWAAELGVSFPILSDFWPHGAVAQAYGCFNEAIGVAMRSTYVLDADGIVRDIVATPILREARSMAAYHESLLSI; encoded by the coding sequence ATCAGGTCGCCTGGGCCGCCCGGGTCTTGTTGCCAGACTTCTAGGAACATCGCTACATTCGCCGGCGCACCAGAAATCAACAGAATCGGACCCGACACGACCGCCGAGATTGGGAACCCAGCACCGGACTTTGAACTGGTCGACCAGACCCGGTCGCTCGTATCACTTGAATCGCTGCTCGGTAAAAAGGCCCTGATCAAGTTCATTCCTTTCCCCTTCACAGCTGTCTGTGAGGACGAGGTGTGTGAAGTACGTGACAACCTCTCCTCCCTCACCGACCTTGATACCAATATCGTTGTCATCACCTGTGACCCGATGCCGTCCAATGCAAGATGGGCGGCCGAACTCGGCGTTTCCTTCCCGATCCTGTCGGACTTCTGGCCGCATGGGGCCGTGGCACAGGCGTACGGATGTTTCAACGAGGCGATCGGCGTTGCCATGCGTTCAACGTACGTCCTCGACGCCGACGGGATTGTTCGAGACATCGTTGCTACGCCAATCCTGAGAGAAGCTCGCTCGATGGCGGCGTACCACGAAAGTCTGTTGTCCATCTGA